One segment of Brassica napus cultivar Da-Ae chromosome C3, Da-Ae, whole genome shotgun sequence DNA contains the following:
- the LOC106439723 gene encoding putative zinc finger A20 and AN1 domain-containing stress-associated protein 8: protein MTGEPSLCINGCGFFSTPQTKNLCSKCYNSFLKDESARYMDTIRDHTKTATVVEKFEEVVVVVKNKKRSRCNACNKKVGLLGFECRCGHVFCGSHRHPEEHSCLSDYKSAAITELTIQNPVIKPDKLYRI, encoded by the coding sequence ATGACAGGAGAGCCTTCTCTATGCATCAACGGATGTGGCTTCTTCAGCACGCCACAGACCAAGAACCTTTGCTCCAAGTGCTACAACAGTTTTTTAAAGGATGAGTCTGCCAGATACATGGACACTATACGAGACCACACGAAAACAGCAACAGTGGTGGAGAAGTTTGAAGAGGTAGTCGTTGTGGTAAAGAATAAAAAGAGGAGTAGATGCAATGCGTGCAATAAAAAGGTGGGGCTGCTAGGATTTGAATGCAGGTGCGGCCATGTGTTCTGTGGATCTCACCGTCACCCGGAAGAACATTCTTGTCTATCGGATTATAAATCTGCCGCCATTACCGAGTTAACTATCCAAAACCCTGTCATCAAGCCTGATAAACTGTATAGAATCTAG
- the LOC106439725 gene encoding LOW QUALITY PROTEIN: E3 ubiquitin-protein ligase RHF1A (The sequence of the model RefSeq protein was modified relative to this genomic sequence to represent the inferred CDS: inserted 2 bases in 1 codon), protein MSSFTYASAFNLSEKSPPFSPAIASSSSSSAFDDDTDDACSICLEPFTLQDPATVTSCKHEYHLQCIIEWSQRSKECPICWQFFVLKDPVSQELLAAVDKERLMKTTNMRSPSSPRSSIPHEDFHSEEEESSFDEQFLRHLTEAAHRRCLLRTRDTPIPSNDPSPSDMPNLGHNISAVISHVQHQNANPPSPADTSNGSRISRGPSLSEASSLPEAIKSKLAAASARYKESISKSKQGLKEKLLARNNSVKELSKGVQREMNAGIAGVTRMMERFDIASKRFGGSTTSGFNFSFKGKREEAEATSNNXGTKTESHKLAGFTLCISPVSCLSSLFFAIDGFC, encoded by the exons ATGTCTAGTTTCACATATGCTTCTGCTTTCAACTTATCCGAAAAGTCTCCTCCTTTCAGTCCCGccattgcttcttcttcttcttcctctgccttCGATGATGATACCGACGACGCTTGCAGCATCTGTCTCGAGCCTTTCACTCTCCAGGATCCTGCCACT GTTACAAGTTGCAAGCATGAATATCACCTTCAGTGCATCATTGAATG GTCTCAGAGAAGCAAGGAGTGTCCTATTTGCTGGCAATTCTTTGTCCTCAAAGATCCTGTCAG CCAAGAGCTTTTGGCTGCTGTGGACAAGGAAAGGCTGATGAAAACCACCAACATGAGATCTCCATCCTCTCCAAGAAGTTCCATTCCTCATGAGGATTTTCACTCAGAGGAG GAGGAGAGCAGCTTTGATGAACAATTCCTTAGGCATCTCACTGAAGCTGCCCATAGACGTTGTTTGCTTCGTACTAGGGACACTCCAATACCCTCCAATGATCCCTCTCCTTCTGATATGCCCAATCTTGGTCACAACATCTCTGCTGTTATTTCCCATGTTCAACATCAGAATGCAAACCCCCCGTCTCCTGCTGATACCAGCAATGGATCCAG AATCTCCCGTGGACCTTCTCTATCTGAAGCATCGTCTCTTCCAGAAGCCATTAAATCCAAACTAGCTGCTGCTTCCGCAAG GTACAAAGAATCTATCTCTAAGAGTAAACAAGGTCTCAAAGAGAAGCTACTTGCTCGCAACAACTCAGTGAAAGAACTGAGCAAAGGAGTACAACGTGAGATGAACGCTGGAATAGCTGGGGTTACACGTATGATGGAACGCTTTGATATTGCTTCAAAACGCTTTGGAGGGTCTACTACTTCCGGATTCAACTTCTCATTCAAAGGGAAGCGTGAAGAAGCAGAAGCCACTTCCAACAA GGGAACAAAAACCGAATCCCATAAGCTGGCAGGTTTCACACTTTGCATCTCCCCTGTTTCTTGTCTTTCAAGTTTGTTTTTTGCTATTGATGGATTTTGCTAA